A stretch of the Fimbriimonadia bacterium genome encodes the following:
- a CDS encoding glycosyltransferase family 4 protein, with protein MRIVTLSQHYAPEPCDLRGHALGRELVARGHQVTALCGLPNYPYGKLYRGYRQRPWTREEMDGVRVFRLPIFPDHSLSAKRRAAHYLSFAASASLLGPMLCGRADAMWVYHPPLTTGIPARWVSSLRRVPFVYEIQDLWPDTLIASGVVAESRAIRWLEGLAAKVYRAASVIVVQSPGFRTKLIERGVPADKLVFVPNWADEDLFRPVSRDPEVGRAHGLEGRFNVMFAGNMGPAQALNSVLEAAALVADLPDVQMVLVGDGVSYPQLKADAQGLTNVRFLGRKPVKEMAGLYAWADALLIHLRDEPLFRITIPGKTMSYLACGRPIVCAMAGDAAQIVSDARAGVLCPPESPEALAQAIRDLYRMPVEQREEMGANGRSEFLRKYTKKVLVDTYERLLTDVAARRAIEGSPSSRETEPEEATCGPRA; from the coding sequence TTGAGAATCGTCACGCTTTCGCAGCACTACGCACCGGAGCCGTGCGACCTGCGCGGTCACGCGTTGGGCCGCGAACTGGTCGCGCGCGGGCACCAAGTGACGGCGCTGTGCGGTCTACCCAACTATCCGTACGGCAAACTGTATCGAGGCTACCGACAACGCCCATGGACGCGCGAGGAGATGGATGGCGTGAGGGTGTTTCGCCTACCCATCTTCCCCGACCACAGTCTGTCCGCGAAGCGACGGGCGGCGCACTATCTCAGCTTCGCGGCGTCTGCCTCACTGCTCGGACCGATGCTGTGTGGGCGGGCGGATGCGATGTGGGTGTATCACCCGCCCCTCACCACTGGCATCCCGGCCCGTTGGGTCTCTAGCCTGCGGCGCGTGCCTTTCGTGTATGAGATTCAGGACCTGTGGCCGGACACGCTGATAGCGAGCGGAGTGGTGGCCGAGAGCCGAGCGATTCGCTGGCTGGAGGGCCTGGCGGCGAAGGTGTATCGCGCCGCGAGCGTCATCGTGGTGCAATCCCCGGGCTTTCGTACGAAGCTTATCGAGAGGGGCGTGCCCGCCGACAAACTGGTCTTCGTACCCAACTGGGCCGACGAAGATCTGTTTCGACCGGTGTCGCGCGATCCCGAGGTGGGTAGGGCGCACGGTCTGGAGGGGCGGTTCAACGTGATGTTCGCGGGCAACATGGGGCCGGCCCAGGCACTGAACTCGGTGTTGGAGGCCGCGGCGCTGGTGGCAGACCTGCCCGACGTGCAGATGGTGCTCGTGGGGGACGGGGTCTCCTATCCGCAGCTGAAGGCCGATGCACAGGGACTGACCAACGTGAGGTTTCTAGGACGCAAGCCAGTGAAAGAAATGGCAGGGCTGTACGCCTGGGCAGATGCGCTGCTGATCCACTTACGAGACGAACCACTCTTTCGCATCACGATCCCGGGAAAGACGATGTCCTACTTGGCCTGTGGCAGACCCATCGTGTGCGCGATGGCCGGCGATGCAGCTCAGATCGTGAGCGATGCCCGAGCCGGTGTGCTCTGCCCACCCGAGAGCCCCGAGGCGCTCGCACAGGCGATTCGCGACCTGTACCGAATGCCCGTCGAGCAGCGCGAAGAGATGGGGGCCAACGGACGTTCCGAGTTCCTACGAAAGTACACTAAGAAAGTCCTCGTGGATACGTACGAGCGGTTGCTAACGGACGTGGCCGCGCGTCGTGCCATCGAAGGCAGCCCATCGAGCCGAGAGACCGAACCCGAGGAGGCGACCTGTGGACCTAGGGCATGA
- a CDS encoding VanZ family protein produces the protein MSKWRSVGAVAGLLSLGAVSAVAGSSLTLLAGFWLGVALCALLLAGRVGPVLVIAYLSALSVTFVVTRPDAPLSSASIALPSVAALVAVALAGGSMTGPPTVRRWATGMLALGLLVAAFSGPVGGAGRMYVFFTQWLGMAPAVAETLVFYVRKGMHIGFYAVLAGVALGFARLFDPRRAVIFALAWALTHATFDEVHQTMSAGRTGASWDVGLDMVGAAVGLVLGVRIVRKRERTAC, from the coding sequence GTGAGCAAGTGGCGCTCGGTCGGTGCGGTCGCCGGCTTGCTCTCGCTCGGTGCAGTCTCGGCGGTCGCGGGTTCTAGCCTCACGCTGCTGGCGGGTTTCTGGTTGGGCGTGGCACTCTGCGCGCTACTGCTGGCCGGAAGGGTCGGCCCCGTGCTCGTGATCGCATACCTGAGTGCGCTCTCCGTCACTTTCGTAGTTACCCGACCCGATGCTCCGCTGAGCAGCGCGTCGATCGCGCTCCCCTCCGTTGCAGCACTGGTTGCCGTGGCTTTGGCAGGCGGATCTATGACAGGCCCACCGACGGTGAGAAGGTGGGCGACTGGAATGCTGGCCCTCGGCCTGCTGGTAGCGGCCTTCAGCGGGCCGGTCGGCGGGGCAGGTCGAATGTACGTCTTTTTCACTCAGTGGCTCGGCATGGCTCCCGCCGTTGCCGAGACGCTCGTCTTCTACGTGCGGAAGGGCATGCACATAGGTTTCTATGCGGTACTCGCGGGTGTGGCACTCGGCTTCGCAAGGCTGTTCGATCCGAGACGCGCCGTCATTTTCGCTCTCGCGTGGGCCCTCACCCACGCAACCTTCGACGAGGTCCACCAGACGATGAGCGCGGGGCGGACCGGTGCATCTTGGGATGTTGGGCTGGACATGGTCGGTGCCGCTGTCGGGCTCGTGCTGGGAGTGCGCATCGTTCGCAAGCGCGAACGCACCGCGTGCTGA
- a CDS encoding glycosyltransferase, with protein MSEVLVFADWYLPGYRAGGPIRSIARLVEALGDEHRFSIFTRDRDLGDDEPYPQVPHDEWWEQGRSRIYYASPRNQGIRSIRARIREAKPDIVYLNSFFSRFTIRVLLLRRFGVLGDTPVVLAPRGEFSPGALGLKARKKAPFLRIAKALRLYDGLLWHMSTDQEADLVRAKMGPVRHVVASDLPELGIGGPERLPQRAPKLPGHARFVYLSRIHPMKNLLYALERLTTIEDKYHLAIYGPVADVEYMTRCMNALTGLPMNARWDYAGVVAPQEVTSTLAAHHFLLLPTQGENFGHVIIEALWAGCPVLISDRTPWRSLGDAGWVIPLEDQTAWGDALRACIGMDQEEFARRSEAAVRFARGFAASTDMVEANRKLFHEALAGRRAK; from the coding sequence ATGAGCGAAGTGTTAGTATTCGCAGACTGGTACCTTCCTGGCTATCGTGCGGGCGGTCCCATCCGGTCAATTGCTCGACTGGTCGAGGCGTTGGGCGACGAGCATCGGTTCTCGATCTTCACGCGCGATAGGGACCTGGGTGACGACGAGCCCTACCCGCAGGTGCCGCACGACGAGTGGTGGGAGCAGGGTCGTAGCCGCATCTACTACGCATCGCCACGCAACCAGGGTATCCGAAGCATTCGCGCTCGGATTCGGGAAGCTAAGCCCGACATCGTCTACCTAAATAGCTTCTTCTCTCGCTTCACCATCCGCGTTCTGTTGCTCCGACGCTTCGGAGTATTAGGTGACACACCCGTGGTGCTGGCTCCGAGGGGGGAGTTCTCTCCGGGCGCACTGGGGCTGAAGGCTCGCAAGAAAGCCCCCTTTCTACGCATCGCGAAGGCGCTTCGCCTCTATGACGGTCTGCTGTGGCACATGAGCACCGATCAGGAAGCCGACCTAGTGCGGGCCAAGATGGGACCGGTGCGGCATGTGGTAGCATCCGACCTTCCGGAGCTGGGTATCGGGGGCCCGGAGCGCTTGCCTCAAAGAGCGCCGAAGCTGCCTGGCCACGCACGATTCGTCTACCTATCTCGCATTCACCCGATGAAGAACCTGCTTTATGCTTTGGAGCGCCTCACGACCATCGAAGACAAGTACCACCTAGCCATCTACGGCCCCGTTGCGGACGTAGAATACATGACACGTTGCATGAACGCGCTCACGGGTCTGCCGATGAATGCCCGCTGGGACTACGCTGGCGTGGTGGCACCGCAGGAGGTGACATCCACGCTGGCGGCGCATCACTTCCTGCTCTTGCCTACCCAGGGCGAAAACTTCGGACACGTTATCATCGAGGCGCTGTGGGCAGGTTGCCCCGTCCTGATCAGCGACCGCACGCCCTGGAGGTCGCTGGGCGATGCGGGGTGGGTGATACCACTGGAAGACCAAACTGCGTGGGGGGATGCCTTGCGCGCCTGTATTGGCATGGACCAAGAGGAGTTCGCCCGACGAAGCGAGGCTGCGGTACGGTTCGCACGAGGGTTCGCCGCATCCACCGACATGGTGGAGGCGAATCGAAAGTTGTTCCACGAAGCTCTTGCCGGGCGTCGGGCGAAGTGA
- a CDS encoding glycosyltransferase → MKSDIAIAFVGSVVPDRPRYHNAAFSRAINQWQENLIYGLRHAGLTDIEVFSAECVPRFPHSKRLVVWGGRDVLEGDVPVRLLPFLNLGVFKVITPGVAAFFRLLRWGVRKRRKRRLVLAINLMIPPCIPTLWAARLIGAKTMASANDIFVPGDLKPDTPLWRVNWWIHEHYLPKFDGLNVVNPHIVRDLAPRSRFIHVDTGVREEYLSLFEPSLSPPQGAAHVAPGSAHLRVAGPEDDPLPLRDDRFSALLQEKGGTFTIAFAGWLSEMNMISTILEAFAMLDDETYRLEIAGSGELEDVVQHAAQEDERITYHGYLPFDQVVALYRRADLLLNLVQSEYRTTRYSFPGKLAQLLATGKPVMTTYTEDLQDVTFLLREAHPAALADAIRSVRGTPHEALAQMGQRAREYVRQNKTWEVHGQTFRAFIESLFEP, encoded by the coding sequence GTGAAGAGCGATATCGCCATCGCTTTCGTCGGTTCCGTGGTTCCCGACCGACCACGCTACCATAACGCTGCCTTCAGCCGGGCGATCAACCAGTGGCAGGAGAACCTGATCTACGGTTTGCGGCACGCGGGCCTCACGGACATCGAGGTGTTTTCCGCGGAGTGCGTGCCGAGGTTCCCACACTCGAAGCGACTCGTCGTGTGGGGTGGTCGGGATGTGCTAGAGGGCGACGTTCCCGTCAGGTTGTTACCGTTTCTCAACCTGGGAGTGTTCAAGGTGATCACGCCGGGTGTGGCCGCGTTCTTCCGGTTGTTACGATGGGGGGTTCGCAAGCGGCGCAAACGCCGATTAGTGCTCGCAATCAACCTGATGATTCCACCTTGCATACCTACCCTGTGGGCGGCGCGACTTATCGGTGCGAAGACGATGGCATCGGCGAACGACATCTTCGTCCCGGGCGACCTGAAGCCGGATACGCCGCTCTGGCGGGTGAACTGGTGGATCCACGAGCACTACCTACCTAAATTCGACGGGCTAAACGTCGTGAATCCTCACATCGTGAGAGACCTGGCACCCCGTTCGCGGTTCATCCACGTGGACACCGGAGTGCGGGAAGAGTACCTTTCCCTGTTCGAGCCTTCCCTCTCCCCGCCGCAAGGCGCTGCGCACGTCGCGCCAGGTAGTGCCCATCTCCGCGTCGCGGGCCCTGAAGACGATCCCCTCCCGCTTCGCGATGACAGGTTCTCCGCTTTGCTCCAAGAGAAGGGTGGTACGTTCACGATAGCGTTTGCCGGATGGCTGTCCGAGATGAATATGATCTCGACCATCCTGGAAGCGTTTGCCATGTTAGACGACGAAACGTATCGCCTCGAGATTGCTGGCAGTGGAGAGCTGGAGGACGTGGTGCAACACGCAGCCCAGGAAGACGAGAGGATCACTTACCACGGATACCTGCCGTTCGACCAGGTGGTAGCTCTGTACCGTCGTGCGGACCTACTACTCAACCTGGTCCAGAGCGAGTACCGCACCACGCGCTATAGCTTCCCCGGCAAGCTCGCCCAGCTCCTAGCGACAGGGAAGCCCGTAATGACCACCTACACAGAGGACTTGCAGGACGTGACATTCCTCCTGCGGGAAGCACACCCCGCCGCGCTCGCTGATGCCATCCGCTCGGTCCGAGGAACGCCGCACGAGGCTCTAGCCCAGATGGGACAACGAGCGCGCGAGTACGTCCGGCAGAACAAAACATGGGAGGTACATGGTCAAACCTTTCGTGCCTTCATCGAGAGCCTGTTCGAGCCATGA
- a CDS encoding polysaccharide biosynthesis C-terminal domain-containing protein, giving the protein MVGSTSSGVLGALQTLILMPLYLREIGPALYGAWCGSGDLLVWLQTFDFGIPNIMIQRIGAAHGRRDQASIGAYLCSGMAMVAVVAATALAAAFAVHRWVPVWMGAHGDAAQTLSACFLIGAAAAVMNILSHGIHGLAKGIQQTGFVNAALVVGTAVGFGITAALLVGGWGLYSIAWGAATRAGIALAANSWFALSVLNRGLWKYFRLRGELLREMAVLSPPVLLAGVGYGVMNNSQAAIAAMTLGPGAATVLTVTRRAMDLARYFSDVVAYAAYGGFASLVADEEGRIRAMRVRAEVVAVYMTITMALGTACMAINPSFVMVWVGAEQFGGAALTIVLATGLVVSGWSFLSNYLYRATGKQAEGAWMLVGEALVRVPLMAVLARAFGLTGLAAASIGTAAVSGWLAYRGTLAASHSPPRGEGWGERVPRRTVMLAIYGALWVAGAVVCSTVIVPRWFFVVALGLGVAGGSLLLLRHTDPLLHNIPLLGKSAPPEEVQL; this is encoded by the coding sequence ATGGTCGGTTCCACGTCGAGCGGCGTGCTCGGCGCCCTGCAGACGCTGATCCTGATGCCGCTCTATCTGCGCGAGATCGGTCCGGCACTGTACGGCGCGTGGTGCGGCTCCGGCGACCTTCTCGTGTGGCTGCAGACCTTCGACTTCGGGATCCCCAACATCATGATCCAACGCATCGGCGCAGCGCATGGTAGGCGTGATCAGGCATCCATCGGCGCGTACCTGTGCTCTGGAATGGCGATGGTGGCGGTGGTAGCGGCGACAGCACTTGCGGCAGCCTTCGCTGTGCACCGCTGGGTCCCCGTTTGGATGGGAGCCCATGGGGATGCGGCCCAGACACTGTCTGCTTGCTTTCTCATCGGTGCCGCAGCCGCAGTGATGAATATCCTTAGCCATGGGATACACGGACTGGCGAAGGGGATTCAGCAGACTGGGTTCGTCAACGCAGCACTGGTAGTTGGCACCGCAGTGGGTTTCGGCATTACGGCCGCACTGCTGGTGGGCGGTTGGGGGCTCTATTCGATTGCTTGGGGTGCGGCGACCCGTGCGGGGATTGCGCTGGCGGCCAACTCGTGGTTCGCACTGTCCGTGCTGAATCGCGGGCTGTGGAAGTACTTTCGGCTGCGGGGGGAGCTGTTGCGCGAGATGGCGGTTCTCTCGCCTCCCGTGCTGCTGGCGGGTGTGGGCTACGGCGTGATGAACAACAGCCAGGCAGCCATCGCCGCGATGACGCTCGGCCCGGGTGCGGCCACCGTGCTGACCGTGACGCGACGTGCCATGGACCTCGCACGGTACTTCAGCGATGTGGTGGCGTATGCGGCCTACGGGGGCTTCGCCAGCCTCGTCGCAGACGAGGAGGGCCGAATCCGTGCAATGCGAGTGCGGGCGGAGGTGGTCGCGGTATACATGACCATCACAATGGCTCTCGGAACGGCATGCATGGCAATAAACCCTAGCTTCGTGATGGTGTGGGTCGGGGCGGAGCAGTTCGGTGGTGCCGCTCTGACCATTGTGCTAGCGACCGGGCTCGTGGTGTCCGGGTGGTCCTTCCTGAGCAACTACCTGTACCGCGCAACGGGTAAGCAGGCGGAGGGTGCTTGGATGCTGGTAGGTGAGGCCCTGGTGCGAGTGCCTCTGATGGCGGTTCTCGCCCGCGCGTTCGGGCTGACCGGTCTCGCGGCGGCCTCCATCGGCACCGCAGCGGTCTCCGGCTGGCTCGCCTACCGTGGCACTCTTGCAGCCTCCCACTCTCCGCCTCGGGGAGAGGGTTGGGGTGAGAGGGTACCGAGGCGCACAGTCATGCTGGCCATCTACGGTGCGCTGTGGGTTGCCGGAGCCGTGGTGTGCTCGACTGTGATAGTACCGAGATGGTTCTTCGTCGTGGCTCTCGGGCTCGGGGTGGCAGGTGGATCGCTGCTACTGCTGCGGCATACTGACCCCCTGCTTCATAACATTCCTCTGCTCGGCAAGTCCGCTCCGCCCGAAGAGGTGCAGTTGTGA